In Sphingomonas sp. Leaf357, a single genomic region encodes these proteins:
- a CDS encoding DUF2924 domain-containing protein → MITSVEDKLTALTTMSSARLRDEWRALKGTPVPLISPSLLRMALGYELQARALGGLSRVSQQRLAQLGTAKTVTQAVRPGTRLIREWNGVAHIVEVGEDGVIRWNGAVWNSLSEVARAITGTRWSGPAFFGLKTRKGSQDSGTLPSARKAAA, encoded by the coding sequence ATGATCACGAGCGTCGAGGACAAGCTGACCGCGCTGACGACGATGTCGTCGGCGCGGCTGCGCGACGAATGGCGCGCGCTGAAGGGTACGCCGGTGCCCCTGATCAGCCCCAGCCTGCTGCGGATGGCGCTGGGCTATGAGCTGCAGGCGCGGGCACTGGGCGGTCTGTCGCGGGTGAGCCAGCAGCGGCTTGCGCAGCTCGGTACCGCGAAGACCGTCACCCAGGCGGTGCGCCCGGGCACGCGGCTGATCCGCGAGTGGAACGGAGTGGCACATATCGTAGAGGTCGGCGAGGACGGCGTGATCCGCTGGAACGGGGCGGTGTGGAACTCGCTGTCCGAGGTCGCCCGCGCGATCACCGGCACGCGCTGGTCGGGGCCAGCCTTTTTCGGACTGAAGACCAGAAAGGGATCACAGGATAGTGGCACGCTCCCGAGTGCAAGAAAGGCTGCGGCATGA
- a CDS encoding DUF3489 domain-containing protein, which translates to MTKLTDLDSILLSTAAQRGTGSLLPAPETVSGAGARLTKAITGLVKRGLAEERETNDKLAIHHVDGDIAYGLYITNAGNAAIGIANGDSGGEAGEAPALSAAEPDRPRVTKTSAVLALLSREEGATLADLIAATGWLPHTTRAALTGLRKKGHVLEKSRRGDQTCYRIAGVAA; encoded by the coding sequence ATGACCAAACTGACCGATCTCGACAGCATCCTTTTGTCCACCGCCGCGCAGCGCGGCACCGGCAGTCTGCTGCCGGCCCCGGAGACTGTAAGCGGTGCCGGTGCCCGCCTGACCAAGGCGATCACCGGGCTGGTGAAGCGCGGCCTGGCCGAAGAGCGCGAGACCAACGACAAGCTCGCCATCCACCATGTCGATGGCGATATCGCCTACGGCCTGTACATCACGAACGCCGGCAACGCCGCGATCGGTATCGCCAACGGCGACAGCGGCGGTGAGGCTGGCGAAGCCCCTGCCCTCTCCGCCGCCGAGCCCGACAGGCCCCGCGTGACCAAGACCAGCGCGGTCCTGGCGCTGCTGAGCCGCGAGGAGGGCGCGACGCTGGCTGACCTGATCGCAGCCACCGGCTGGCTGCCGCACACGACGCGAGCGGCGCTGACCGGCCTGCGCAAGAAAGGCCATGTGCTCGAGAAGTCCAGGCGCGGTGACCAGACCTGCTACCGTATCGCGGGCGTGGCGGCATGA
- a CDS encoding recombinase family protein, with the protein MNRVRCAIYTRKSSDEGLEQAFNSLDAQREACAAYVLSQASEGWNALPDIYDDGGLSGGTLERPALQRLLGDIAAGKVDIIVVYKVDRLTRSLLDFSKLVEIFDQAGVSFVSITQSFNTTTSMGRLTLNMLLSFAQFEREVTAERIRDKIAASKAKGMWMGGLPPLGYRPDGRTLEIVEPHAALVQGIFQRYLDIGNVRLLVDRLNAERIHTPVRQMANGRAFGGVPFSRGQIYAILKNPIYIGEIPHRDQRHKGLHKAIVDRQIWDATQTLLAGHVPGVRRRSNTASGSLLAGLIVDDTGEKLIAAHACRAVSNGGDNGKVRYRYYVSQSAHHGTSEGKGTRIPAREIETATIEALAAAFDDPMALMQRTGIPLELPDMERIFSTSRATAAMIRKRDPHILRAIIAGIVVHPTEVSIELLMAAVAQHLSVSPPPDADTIITLACPVRMTRTGHRLRLVQNDGRSVAAAPPDASMIKLLVKAHKWWGQLQRGEVTVRELAEAEGVVKSYVTRVVRLAFLAPAIVDDVLAGRQVATIDAKRLAFTADLPVSWEEQTKYFGMGV; encoded by the coding sequence ATGAACCGTGTGCGCTGTGCGATCTACACCCGCAAGTCGAGCGATGAGGGACTAGAGCAGGCGTTCAACTCGCTCGATGCGCAACGTGAGGCGTGTGCCGCCTACGTGCTGTCGCAAGCCAGCGAAGGCTGGAATGCCCTGCCCGATATCTATGACGATGGCGGACTGTCGGGCGGAACGTTGGAGCGCCCTGCCCTTCAACGCCTGCTCGGTGACATCGCGGCAGGCAAGGTCGACATTATCGTTGTCTACAAGGTCGACCGCCTGACTCGCTCGCTGCTCGACTTCTCGAAGCTGGTCGAGATCTTCGACCAGGCCGGGGTGTCGTTCGTATCGATCACCCAGTCGTTCAACACCACCACCAGCATGGGCAGGCTCACCCTCAACATGCTGCTCTCGTTCGCGCAGTTCGAGCGCGAGGTGACCGCCGAGCGGATCCGCGACAAGATCGCCGCCTCCAAGGCCAAGGGCATGTGGATGGGTGGCCTGCCGCCGCTTGGCTACAGGCCCGATGGCCGCACGCTCGAGATCGTCGAGCCGCATGCGGCACTCGTGCAGGGTATCTTCCAGCGCTATCTCGACATCGGCAATGTCCGCTTGCTGGTCGACCGGCTGAATGCCGAGCGGATTCACACCCCGGTGCGCCAGATGGCCAATGGCCGTGCCTTTGGCGGCGTGCCGTTCAGCCGGGGGCAGATCTACGCCATCCTCAAGAACCCGATCTATATCGGCGAGATCCCGCACCGCGACCAACGCCACAAGGGGCTGCACAAAGCCATCGTCGACCGACAGATCTGGGATGCCACCCAGACTTTGCTGGCCGGGCATGTGCCGGGCGTGCGGCGCAGGTCGAACACCGCTAGCGGCAGCCTGCTCGCCGGTCTGATCGTCGACGATACGGGCGAGAAGCTGATCGCGGCGCATGCCTGCAGGGCCGTCTCGAACGGCGGTGACAACGGCAAGGTGCGCTATCGCTATTATGTCAGCCAGTCAGCACACCACGGTACTAGCGAGGGCAAAGGCACCCGCATCCCGGCGCGCGAGATCGAGACCGCCACTATCGAGGCGCTAGCGGCGGCCTTCGACGATCCGATGGCGCTGATGCAGCGCACCGGTATCCCGCTTGAGCTGCCGGACATGGAACGCATCTTCAGCACCTCGCGCGCCACCGCCGCGATGATCCGAAAGCGCGATCCCCACATCCTGCGCGCGATCATCGCCGGCATCGTCGTGCATCCGACAGAGGTCAGTATCGAACTTCTCATGGCAGCGGTCGCGCAGCACCTGTCGGTGTCACCGCCTCCCGATGCCGATACGATCATCACCCTCGCCTGCCCGGTCAGGATGACGCGCACCGGGCACCGGCTGCGGCTGGTCCAGAACGATGGCCGCAGCGTTGCCGCCGCCCCGCCCGACGCATCGATGATCAAGCTGCTGGTCAAGGCGCATAAATGGTGGGGGCAGCTTCAGCGCGGTGAGGTCACCGTCCGCGAGCTGGCCGAGGCCGAGGGGGTCGTCAAATCCTACGTCACCCGCGTCGTCAGGCTTGCGTTTCTCGCGCCGGCCATTGTCGATGATGTGCTGGCCGGGCGGCAGGTCGCCACGATCGATGCCAAGCGGCTGGCATTTACGGCTGATCTGCCGGTCAGTTGGGAAGAGCAGACGAAGTACTTCGGAATGGGCGTTTGA